A region of Epinephelus moara isolate mb chromosome 15, YSFRI_EMoa_1.0, whole genome shotgun sequence DNA encodes the following proteins:
- the jam2a gene encoding junctional adhesion molecule 2A isoform X2, whose product MEGTSLYLPIVILLMQCSPSAPVTVSTNKHKVEVQEFSDAVLSCTFRTERDPNPRIEWKKKGKDVSFVYFDGHFKGPFEGRATIDGATVTLRGVTQEDAGEYRCEISAPHDSVNLGETNVTLKVLVPPQTPSCEIPSGAVTGSVVQLRCRDRHSIPPATYSWYKDNQQISPPRNANATYLINSRTGVLEFKAVAKEDTGRYSCLASNGVGPPKMCEGKHMTIEDVNVSAVVAAVVVVCLVIVICGCGGLVLHRNGFFSRHRGRSFWISQCHGAAHISSQTLHRTEDTSNVNYIPPPQEPQDFKHTQSFML is encoded by the exons ATGGAGGGGACGTCCCTGTATCTTCCGATTGTAATTTTACTGATGCAAT GTTCCCCCTCCGCTCCTGTCACCGTGTCGACCAACAAACACAAGGTGGAGGTGCAGGAGTTCTCAG ACGCGGTGCTGTCCTGCACGTTCCGCACAGAGAGAGACCCGAACCCACGCATCGAGTGGAAGAAAAAGGGGAAAGATGTTTCCTTTGTGTACTTTGATGGACACTTCAAAG GTCCCTTTGAGGGCCGAGCTACCATTGACGGGGCCACTGTGACGCTGAGAGGCGTGACCCAGGAGGACGCTGGGGAGTACCGCTGTGAGATCAGTGCTCCTCATGACTCCGTCAACCTGGGCGAGACCAATGTAACGCTCAAAGTCCTGG TGCCCCCTCAAACCCCGTCCTGTGAAATCCCCAGCGGGGCGGTGACAGGCTCAGTGGTGCAGCTGCGTTGTAGGGACCGGCACAGCATCCCGCCTGCGACATACTCCTGGTACAAGGACAACCAGCAGATCAGCCCGCCACGCAATGCCAACGCCACCTATCTAATCAACTCACGCACAGGAGTACTG GAGTTTAAAGCAGTAGCCAAAGAGGACACCGGTCGATACAGCTGCCTGGCTTCGAACGGAGTGGGACCGCCCAAGATGTGCGAGGGCAAGCACATGAcgatag agGACGTCAACGTCTCGGCCGTGGTGGCAGCTGTGGTGGTGGTCTGCCTGGTCATTGTGATCTGCGGATGCGGGGGACTCGTCTTACACCGCAACGGTTTCTTCAGCC GACACAGAGGAAG GTCATTTTGGATCTCCCAGTGTCATGGTGCAGCCCACATCAGCAGCCAAACCCTGCACAGAACTGAGGACAC
- the mrpl39 gene encoding 39S ribosomal protein L39, mitochondrial, with amino-acid sequence MATRTVCQILQRRFASAAAAARPPAAEVRSQRSALFSREQARQRSLYPRIEKIEVSMQGPGLDGTLLIMNKGMSTPLSCARHLTEHHATNSALALVDGEPWSLHQPLTHSCSLTLLTFKDSDPTLVNQAYWRSCAALLGQVLETAFKDDFTVELLSTPEVPVISGAFCCDVVLDPQLDSWIPSEETLRSLTRGAQQLIHQDLAWEPLEVAPSVALEVFSHSRFKQEDVEQKAAQNPKGKVMLHRCGDHVLLSAGPLVARTGLCSQYEVTALHSLGEGHWGLHRRAQGLSLPLQLQAHHTVWRKLRQRAEKLVEVPRPEEATPPAPPVSTPPSDQPVTTSA; translated from the exons ATGGCGACCAGGACCGTGTGTCAAATTCTGCAGCGCC GCTTTGCATCCGCTGCAGCGGCTGCGCGGCCGCCAGCTGCTGAGGTCCGCAGCCAGCGCAGTGCCCTCTTCTCCAGAGAGCAGGCGAGGCAGAGATCTCTCTACCCCCGCATTGAGAAGATAGAGGTGTCCATGCAGGGCCCGGGGCTGGACGGTACCCTGCTCATCATGAACAAAGGAATGTCCACTCCACTGAGCTGTGCTAGAC ATCTGACGGAGCATCACGCGACCAACTCAGCTCTGGCTCTGGTGGACGGGGAGCCCTGGTCTCTCCACCAGCCCCTCACCCACTCCTGCTCACTCACCCTGCTCACATTTAAAGACAGCGATCCAACACTGGTCAACCAG GCCTACTGGCGTTCCTGTGCTGCCTTGCTCGGCCAGGTGCTGGAGACCGCGTTCAAAGACGACTTTACTGTGGAGCTGCTGAGCACACCAGAAGTGCCAG TCATTTCAGGAGCTTTCTGCTGCGATGTGGTGCTTGACCCTCAGCTGGATTCATGGATTCCCTCTGAG GAGACGTTGCGGTCTCTGACCCGAGGGGCCCAGCAGCTGATCCACCAGGACCTGGCCTGGGAGCCTCTGGAGGTGGCGCCCTCTGTGGCGCTGGAGGTCTTCTCACACAGCAG GTTCAAACAGGAGGATGTGGAACAAAAGGCGGCGCAGAATCCCAAAGGCAAAGTGATGCTCCACAG ATGTGGTGACCATGTGCTCTTGAGCGCGGGCCCCCTGGTGGCCAGGACAGGCCTGTGCTCCCAGTACGAGGTCACAGCCCTCCACAGCCTGGGAGAGGGACACTGGGGCCTCCACCGTCGAGCGCAGGGCCTCTCCCttcctctgcagctgcag GCTCACCACACAGTCTGGAGGAAACTGAGGCAGCGGGCAGAGAAACTG GTTGAGGTCCCGCGACCTGAAGAAGCGACTCCACCTGCTCCTCCTGTATCAACTCCACCGTCCGACCAGCCAGTAACGACCTCTGCGTAa
- the jam2a gene encoding junctional adhesion molecule 2A isoform X1: protein MEGTSLYLPIVILLMQCSPSAPVTVSTNKHKVEVQEFSDAVLSCTFRTERDPNPRIEWKKKGKDVSFVYFDGHFKGPFEGRATIDGATVTLRGVTQEDAGEYRCEISAPHDSVNLGETNVTLKVLVPPQTPSCEIPSGAVTGSVVQLRCRDRHSIPPATYSWYKDNQQISPPRNANATYLINSRTGVLEFKAVAKEDTGRYSCLASNGVGPPKMCEGKHMTIEDVNVSAVVAAVVVVCLVIVICGCGGLVLHRNGFFSPGHRGRSFWISQCHGAAHISSQTLHRTEDTSNVNYIPPPQEPQDFKHTQSFML, encoded by the exons ATGGAGGGGACGTCCCTGTATCTTCCGATTGTAATTTTACTGATGCAAT GTTCCCCCTCCGCTCCTGTCACCGTGTCGACCAACAAACACAAGGTGGAGGTGCAGGAGTTCTCAG ACGCGGTGCTGTCCTGCACGTTCCGCACAGAGAGAGACCCGAACCCACGCATCGAGTGGAAGAAAAAGGGGAAAGATGTTTCCTTTGTGTACTTTGATGGACACTTCAAAG GTCCCTTTGAGGGCCGAGCTACCATTGACGGGGCCACTGTGACGCTGAGAGGCGTGACCCAGGAGGACGCTGGGGAGTACCGCTGTGAGATCAGTGCTCCTCATGACTCCGTCAACCTGGGCGAGACCAATGTAACGCTCAAAGTCCTGG TGCCCCCTCAAACCCCGTCCTGTGAAATCCCCAGCGGGGCGGTGACAGGCTCAGTGGTGCAGCTGCGTTGTAGGGACCGGCACAGCATCCCGCCTGCGACATACTCCTGGTACAAGGACAACCAGCAGATCAGCCCGCCACGCAATGCCAACGCCACCTATCTAATCAACTCACGCACAGGAGTACTG GAGTTTAAAGCAGTAGCCAAAGAGGACACCGGTCGATACAGCTGCCTGGCTTCGAACGGAGTGGGACCGCCCAAGATGTGCGAGGGCAAGCACATGAcgatag agGACGTCAACGTCTCGGCCGTGGTGGCAGCTGTGGTGGTGGTCTGCCTGGTCATTGTGATCTGCGGATGCGGGGGACTCGTCTTACACCGCAACGGTTTCTTCAGCC CAGGACACAGAGGAAG GTCATTTTGGATCTCCCAGTGTCATGGTGCAGCCCACATCAGCAGCCAAACCCTGCACAGAACTGAGGACAC
- the jam2a gene encoding junctional adhesion molecule 2A isoform X3: MEGTSLYLPIVILLMQCSPSAPVTVSTNKHKVEVQEFSDAVLSCTFRTERDPNPRIEWKKKGKDVSFVYFDGHFKGPFEGRATIDGATVTLRGVTQEDAGEYRCEISAPHDSVNLGETNVTLKVLVPPQTPSCEIPSGAVTGSVVQLRCRDRHSIPPATYSWYKDNQQISPPRNANATYLINSRTGVLEFKAVAKEDTGRYSCLASNGVGPPKMCEGKHMTIEDVNVSAVVAAVVVVCLVIVICGCGGLVLHRNGFFSPGHRGRSNVNYIPPPQEPQDFKHTQSFML, encoded by the exons ATGGAGGGGACGTCCCTGTATCTTCCGATTGTAATTTTACTGATGCAAT GTTCCCCCTCCGCTCCTGTCACCGTGTCGACCAACAAACACAAGGTGGAGGTGCAGGAGTTCTCAG ACGCGGTGCTGTCCTGCACGTTCCGCACAGAGAGAGACCCGAACCCACGCATCGAGTGGAAGAAAAAGGGGAAAGATGTTTCCTTTGTGTACTTTGATGGACACTTCAAAG GTCCCTTTGAGGGCCGAGCTACCATTGACGGGGCCACTGTGACGCTGAGAGGCGTGACCCAGGAGGACGCTGGGGAGTACCGCTGTGAGATCAGTGCTCCTCATGACTCCGTCAACCTGGGCGAGACCAATGTAACGCTCAAAGTCCTGG TGCCCCCTCAAACCCCGTCCTGTGAAATCCCCAGCGGGGCGGTGACAGGCTCAGTGGTGCAGCTGCGTTGTAGGGACCGGCACAGCATCCCGCCTGCGACATACTCCTGGTACAAGGACAACCAGCAGATCAGCCCGCCACGCAATGCCAACGCCACCTATCTAATCAACTCACGCACAGGAGTACTG GAGTTTAAAGCAGTAGCCAAAGAGGACACCGGTCGATACAGCTGCCTGGCTTCGAACGGAGTGGGACCGCCCAAGATGTGCGAGGGCAAGCACATGAcgatag agGACGTCAACGTCTCGGCCGTGGTGGCAGCTGTGGTGGTGGTCTGCCTGGTCATTGTGATCTGCGGATGCGGGGGACTCGTCTTACACCGCAACGGTTTCTTCAGCC CAGGACACAGAGGAAG
- the jam2a gene encoding junctional adhesion molecule 2A isoform X4, translated as MEGTSLYLPIVILLMQCSPSAPVTVSTNKHKVEVQEFSDAVLSCTFRTERDPNPRIEWKKKGKDVSFVYFDGHFKGPFEGRATIDGATVTLRGVTQEDAGEYRCEISAPHDSVNLGETNVTLKVLVPPQTPSCEIPSGAVTGSVVQLRCRDRHSIPPATYSWYKDNQQISPPRNANATYLINSRTGVLEFKAVAKEDTGRYSCLASNGVGPPKMCEGKHMTIEDVNVSAVVAAVVVVCLVIVICGCGGLVLHRNGFFSRHRGRSNVNYIPPPQEPQDFKHTQSFML; from the exons ATGGAGGGGACGTCCCTGTATCTTCCGATTGTAATTTTACTGATGCAAT GTTCCCCCTCCGCTCCTGTCACCGTGTCGACCAACAAACACAAGGTGGAGGTGCAGGAGTTCTCAG ACGCGGTGCTGTCCTGCACGTTCCGCACAGAGAGAGACCCGAACCCACGCATCGAGTGGAAGAAAAAGGGGAAAGATGTTTCCTTTGTGTACTTTGATGGACACTTCAAAG GTCCCTTTGAGGGCCGAGCTACCATTGACGGGGCCACTGTGACGCTGAGAGGCGTGACCCAGGAGGACGCTGGGGAGTACCGCTGTGAGATCAGTGCTCCTCATGACTCCGTCAACCTGGGCGAGACCAATGTAACGCTCAAAGTCCTGG TGCCCCCTCAAACCCCGTCCTGTGAAATCCCCAGCGGGGCGGTGACAGGCTCAGTGGTGCAGCTGCGTTGTAGGGACCGGCACAGCATCCCGCCTGCGACATACTCCTGGTACAAGGACAACCAGCAGATCAGCCCGCCACGCAATGCCAACGCCACCTATCTAATCAACTCACGCACAGGAGTACTG GAGTTTAAAGCAGTAGCCAAAGAGGACACCGGTCGATACAGCTGCCTGGCTTCGAACGGAGTGGGACCGCCCAAGATGTGCGAGGGCAAGCACATGAcgatag agGACGTCAACGTCTCGGCCGTGGTGGCAGCTGTGGTGGTGGTCTGCCTGGTCATTGTGATCTGCGGATGCGGGGGACTCGTCTTACACCGCAACGGTTTCTTCAGCC GACACAGAGGAAG